A stretch of Melopsittacus undulatus isolate bMelUnd1 chromosome 26, bMelUnd1.mat.Z, whole genome shotgun sequence DNA encodes these proteins:
- the LOC117437711 gene encoding lipolysis-stimulated lipoprotein receptor-like yields the protein MAAAMATVLLLLGLAPRALPLQVWAPAARTVALLFQPVRMRCSYETSAPEPPPLVTWKFLAPCASPTQGGGVGSAPGACADGAARTQRIVASKQGGTVTVGEFYRGRGVTIEGEANLDLGPAAWGDSGFYVCTVNSIQDLEGNNEAVAELLVLGSLPEGTGLFPGIQLGALPDWLFVVLVLLGAALVALGLGLCWCQCCPHTCCCLLRCPCCPQRCCCPEALYLAGKAATSGGVSITYGPPPPSIALHSLESSHSSQVPLLRDVDGSVVSGRLGSYRSIGSPIGSIYRALWVCMDGGIGRGVSPMCL from the exons ATGGCCGCCGCCATGGCCacggtgctgctgctgctcg GCCTGGCCCCGCGCGCGCTCCCGCTGCAGGTCTGGGCTCCGGCCGCGCGCACGGTGGCGCTGCTGTTCCAGCCCGTGCGCATGCGCTGTAGCTACGAGACCTCCGcgccggagcccccccccctGGTCACGTGGAAGTTCCTGGCCCCGTGCGCGTCCCCGACGCAAGGGGGGGGCGTCGGGAGCGCGCCCGGCGCATGCGCGGACGGAGCTGCGCGCACCCAGCGCATCGTGGCCTCCAAGCAGGGGGGGACGGTGACCGTGGGGGAGTTCTATAGGGGGAGAGGGGTGACCATTGAGGGAG AGGCAAACCTGGATCTGGGGCCGGCTGCATGGGGTGACAGTGGCTTCTATGTGTGCACCGTGAACTCCATCCAGGACCTGGAGGGGAACAATGAGGCTGTGGCCGAGCTACTGGTgctgg GGTCCCTACCGGAGGGCACCGGCCTCTTCCCAGGCATCCAACTGGGGGCCCTGCCAG ACTGGCTCTTTGTggtactggtgttactgggagCTGCACTGGTagcactggggctggggctgtgctggtgccAGTGCTGCCCCCatacctgctgctgcctcctgcgCTGCCCATGCTGCCCCCAGCGCTGCTGCTGCCCCGAGGCCT TGTACCTGGCAGGTAAAGCAGCCACCTCGGGGGGGGTCAGCATCACCTATggcccccccccaccttccatTGCCCTCCATAGCCTCG AGAGCAGCCATAGCTCCCAAGTGCCCCTATTGAGGGATGTTGATGGCAGCGTTGTGTCAGGTAGGTTGGGGTCCTATAGATCTATAGGGAGCCCTATAGGGAGCATATATAGGGCTCTCTGGGTGTGTATGGATGGGGGTATAGGGAGGGGGGTGTCCCCTATGTGTTTATAG
- the LOC117437721 gene encoding Schwann cell myelin protein: MPPSLSGVPGSCLSIPCRFSFPDELRPTSIRGLWFFGSPYPRSYPPVVARSRGGAVHESFQGRAVLIGDPNLRDCSLLLDPLGSEMGGKYYFRGDLGGYNQYSFSEHVTVEVVAEPLLELPPILVAGLEAELRCRIPDSCPRLRPRLLWDGIQDLPDHSQWESRDEASGAASVLASLRFRPRRQDGGRSLRCHAAFDNSSLALQAEVELDVEFPPQVLSVQGPPQAPAGSPLTLLCEAEGRPSPLLSWFRGAELLREEPGASRLELPLPRLSPAHAGTYTCVAENRHGVDNRSLELEVHYPPLPPQVTGSLRALAGDPLRVTCSARGHPPPALTLTRGRRLVAVGAGPEPEVTLERQGAGPRDGGGYECRAENQYGHSSLGFNITVEFPPQLLGSSHCTVTSSDGARCRCSAWAVPAPTVTFELPSRNVTVTEGHGDFRLVPGGAADDDVTSGAVTTAMLSLRGALEPELSIICRAGNGHGSVRGQLRFRYPGGLVWAKVGPVGAVVAFAIIIALVCYLSQSRRKKAAGSPAVTPGQGAEPEPEQRPLQARWLRWALQGGEGPGAPPDPAPPPKLSRDPPEEPPEYAEIRVK, from the exons ATGCCCCCATCCCTGTCCGGTGTCCCCGGTTCCTGCCTGTCCATCCCATGCCGGTTCTCCTTCCCGGACGAGCTCCGTCCCACATCCATTCGGGGTCTGTGGTTCTTCGGGAGCCCCTATCCCCGTTCCTACCCCCCGGTGGTGGCTCGATCCCGGGGGGGGGCCGTGCACGAGAGCTTCCAGGGAAGAGCCGTCCTTATAGGGGATCCCAACCTGCGGgactgctccctgctgctggaccCTTTGGggtcggagatgggggggaaGTACTACTTCCGGGGGGACCTGGGGGGGTACAACCAGTACTCGTTCTCCGAGCACGTCACTGTGGAGGTGGTGG ctgAGCCTCTCCTAGAGCTGCCTCCCATCCTGGTCGCCGGCCTCGAGGCCGAGCTCCGGTGCCGGATCCCAGACTCCTGCCCCCGGCTCCGTCCCcggttattatgggatgggatCCAGGATCTTCCCgaccattcccaatgggaatccCGGGATGAGGCCTCGGGAGCCGCTTCCGTCCTCGCCTCCCTGCGCTTCCGGCCTCGCCGCCAGGATGGAGGCCGCAGCCTCCGCTGCCATGCGGCCTTTGATAACAGCTCATTGGCTCTGCAGGCGGAGGTGGAGCTGGATGTGGAGT tcCCCCCCCAGGTGCTGTCAGTCCAAGGCCCCCCCCAAGCCCCCGCAGGGTCCCCCCTGACCCTGCTGTGTGAGGCCGAGGGtcgcccctcccccctcctgTCCTGGTTCCGGGGGGCGGAGCTCCTGCGGGAAGAGCCGGGGGCCTCGAGGTTGGAGCTGCCCCTCCCCCGCCTGAGCCCCGCCCACGCGGGGACCTACACGTGCGTGGCTGAGAACAGGCACGGGGTGGACAACcgcagcctggagctggaggtgcACT acccgCCCCTCCCCCCGCAGGTCACGGGGTCACTCCGCGCCCTGGCCGGTGACCCCCTGCGGGTCACGTGCTCGGCGCGGGGTCACCCCCCCCCCGCGCTGACGCTGACGCGGGGGCGGCGCCTCGTGGCCGTGGGGGCGGGGCCCGAGCCGGAAGTGACGTTGGAGCgtcagggggcggggccacgcGACGGGGGCGGGTACGAGTGCCGGGCCGAGAACCAATACGGGCACAGCAGCCTCGGTTTCAACATCACCGTGGAGT tccCCCCCCAGCTCCTTGGCTCCTCCCACTGCACCGTGACGTCATCAGACGGCGCCCGCTGCCGCTGCTCGGCCTGGGCCGTGCCCGCGCCCACCGTGACCTTTGAACTCCCGTCGCGCAACGTCACCGTCACCGAGGGCCACGGCGACTTCCGATTGGTCCCCGGGGGGGCGGCGGATGATGACGTCACTTCCGGGGCGGTGACCACGGCCATGCTGAGCCTCAGGGGGGCCTTGGAGCCAGAGCTGTCCATCATCTGCCGGGCTGGGAACGGGCACGGGAGTGTGAGGGGGCAGCTGCGCTTCCGGTACCCAG GGGGTCTGGTCTGGGCTAAGGTGGGGCCGGTCGGGGCCGTCGTGGCCTTCGCCATCATCATCGCCCTCGTGTGCTACCTCAGCCAGAGCCGCCGCAA GAAGGCGGCGGGAAGCCCGGCGGTGACCCCGGGTCAGGGGGCGGAGCCTGAGCCCGAGCAGCGCCCCCTGCAG GCCCGGTGGCTGCGCTGGGCCCTgcaggggggggaggggccgggAGCCCCCCCGGaccctgcccctccccccaagCTCAGCCGGGACCCCCCCGAGGAGCCCCCGGAGTACGCGGAGATCCGGGTCAAGTGA
- the TMEM147 gene encoding BOS complex subunit TMEM147 codes for MTLFHFGNCFALAYFPYFITYKCSGLSEYSAFWRCVQAGATYVLVQLGKMLFLATFFPTWEGPSGGFDLVGEFLRATVDVLDLGGLQLALGRGGGRGELRILVAALGWASAELLTSRCVPLWVGARGVEFDWRHLQMGLDSNISLARHVAAAALLWASGRQELPPRMRVPLMGLLLAAAYEGFLSGWAGQALGLGPWGGLGLRAVGAGALGLGALRVMTPLLPPPPPLK; via the exons ATGACCCTGTTTCACTTCGGGAACTGCTTCGCTCTCGCCTATTTCCCCTATTTCATCACGTACAAGTGCAGCGGCCT GTCCGAGTACAGCGCCTTCTGGCGCTGCGTCCAGGCCGGAGCCACCTATGTGCTGGTGCAGCTGGGAAAG aTGCTGTTCTTGGCCACGTTCTTCCCCACGTGGGAGGGGCCATCGGGGGGGTTCGACCTGGTGGGG GAGTTCCTGAGGGCCACAGTGGACGTGCTGGATCTGGGGGGGCTGCAGTTGGCCCTGGGcaggggggggggccggggggagCTGCGGATCCTTGTGGCTGCCCTGGGCTGGGCCAGCGCCGAGCTGCTCACATCCAG GTGTGTGCCGCTGTGGGTCGGGGCGCGGGGAGTGGAGTTCGACTGGAGGCACCTGCAGATGGGGCTGGACTCCAACATCAGCCTG GCCCGTCACGTGGCCGCGGCCGCGCTGCTCTGGGCCTCGGGCCGGCAGGAGCTCCCTCCGCGCATGCGCGTTCCGCtgatggggctgctgctggcggCGGCGTACGAGGGGTTCCTGAGCGG GTGGGCGGGGCAGGCGCTGGGGCTGGGGCCGTggggggggctggggctgcGCGCGGTGGGGGCGGGGGCTCTGGGGTTGGGGGCGCTCCGGGTCATGACCCCGCTCCtgcccccgccccccccgctGAAGTAA